In the Magnetospira sp. QH-2 genome, one interval contains:
- a CDS encoding septum formation initiator family protein has product MALRDDIRLGLRQVAGPVLGACLVAYFAFHVFNGDRGFRAWVQLREEVKQVELLAAQVAEDRQSWERRVHLLHPNSLDPDLLDERVRAMLNYAGEDDLIIFEQDQGK; this is encoded by the coding sequence ATGGCGTTACGGGACGATATCAGACTGGGACTCCGTCAAGTGGCCGGACCGGTTTTGGGCGCCTGCCTGGTGGCCTATTTCGCTTTCCATGTCTTTAATGGCGATCGGGGATTCCGCGCCTGGGTGCAATTGCGCGAGGAAGTGAAGCAGGTCGAACTCCTGGCCGCCCAGGTGGCCGAGGATCGGCAGTCCTGGGAGCGCCGGGTGCATCTGTTGCACCCCAACAGCCTGGACCCGGATTTGCTGGACGAACGGGTGCGGGCCATGCTGAACTATGCGGGGGAAGATGACCTGATCATCTTTGAGCAGGATCAAGGGAAGTAG
- the eno gene encoding phosphopyruvate hydratase — MTAITDIHAREILDSRGNPTVEVDVILETGAFGRAAVPSGASTGVHEAVELRDGDKSRYLGKGVTKAVDAVNDEIFDALVGLEAEDQEVLDQAMIDLDGTDNKGRLGANAILGVSLAVSKAAADEAGLPLYRYIGGSHARTLPVPMMNIVNGGAHADNPIDIQEFMIMPVGAATIAEGVRMGAEVFHNLKKGLKDAGHNTNVGDEGGFAPGLASADEALSFIMKAIEAAGYNPGDDMVLALDCASSEYFKDGKYELAGEGKTLDAEGNAKYLAGLAANYPIFSIEDGMGEDDWDGWKILTEELGGKCQLVGDDLFVTNPARLVDGISQGIANSMLVKVNQIGSLSETLEAVEIAHKAHYTNVISHRSGETEDSTIADIAVATNAGQIKTGSLSRSDRIAKYNQLIRIEEELGPAARYAGRTILRA, encoded by the coding sequence ATGACCGCGATCACCGATATCCATGCCCGCGAAATCCTCGATTCCCGAGGCAATCCGACCGTCGAGGTCGATGTTATTCTGGAGACCGGCGCCTTTGGCCGCGCGGCTGTGCCGTCGGGCGCCTCCACCGGGGTCCACGAGGCGGTGGAACTGCGCGATGGCGACAAGAGCCGTTACCTGGGCAAGGGCGTCACCAAGGCCGTAGATGCGGTCAATGACGAGATCTTCGATGCCTTGGTGGGTCTGGAGGCCGAAGATCAGGAAGTGTTGGATCAGGCCATGATCGACCTGGACGGCACCGACAACAAGGGACGCCTGGGCGCCAACGCCATTCTCGGAGTCTCCCTGGCCGTCTCCAAGGCCGCCGCCGACGAGGCCGGGCTACCCCTGTACCGCTATATCGGCGGCTCTCATGCCCGCACCCTGCCGGTGCCGATGATGAACATCGTCAATGGCGGCGCCCATGCGGACAACCCCATCGACATCCAGGAATTCATGATTATGCCCGTGGGCGCCGCGACCATCGCCGAGGGCGTGCGCATGGGCGCCGAGGTGTTTCATAACCTGAAAAAGGGCCTGAAGGATGCCGGCCACAATACCAATGTCGGCGACGAGGGCGGCTTCGCCCCCGGCCTGGCCAGTGCCGACGAGGCCCTGAGCTTCATCATGAAGGCCATCGAGGCCGCCGGATATAATCCGGGCGACGATATGGTGCTGGCTCTCGACTGCGCCTCTTCTGAATATTTCAAGGACGGCAAGTATGAGTTGGCGGGCGAGGGCAAGACCCTGGACGCCGAAGGCAACGCCAAGTACCTGGCTGGTCTGGCCGCCAATTATCCCATCTTTTCCATCGAGGACGGCATGGGCGAGGACGACTGGGACGGCTGGAAGATCCTGACCGAGGAACTGGGCGGCAAGTGCCAACTGGTGGGCGACGATCTGTTCGTCACCAACCCGGCCCGTCTGGTGGACGGCATCAGCCAGGGCATCGCCAATTCCATGCTGGTCAAGGTCAACCAGATCGGCAGCCTGTCCGAAACCCTGGAAGCTGTGGAGATCGCCCACAAGGCCCACTACACCAATGTCATTTCGCATCGCTCCGGCGAGACCGAGGACAGCACCATCGCCGATATCGCGGTGGCCACCAATGCCGGGCAGATCAAGACCGGCTCCCTGTCCCGCTCCGACCGGATCGCCAAGTACAACCAGTTGATTCGCATCGAAGAGGAATTGGGCCCGGCGGCGCGTTATGCCGGGCGGACCATTCTGCGCGCGTAG
- the bluB gene encoding 5,6-dimethylbenzimidazole synthase: MSDPNAFTPEDREAVYKAIFTRRDVRGEFLPDPVDDATLTRLLTAAHHAPSVGFMQPWDFLVIRDVATRQKVHGLFTKANDEACAQFPEDRRATYQSLKLQGILDAPVNLCITCDRDRGGPVVLGRTHQPEMDLYSTVCAVQNLWLAARAEGLGVGWVSILDPEALKTVLEIPEKLTVIAYLCIGWVSAFHDMPDLERKGWRERMGLEGVVHWEGW; this comes from the coding sequence ATGAGCGATCCGAATGCCTTCACGCCCGAAGACCGCGAAGCCGTCTACAAGGCCATCTTCACCCGTCGCGACGTACGCGGGGAATTCTTACCCGACCCGGTGGACGACGCCACCCTCACCCGCCTGCTCACCGCCGCCCATCACGCACCGTCGGTGGGCTTCATGCAGCCCTGGGATTTCCTGGTCATCCGCGACGTCGCCACGCGGCAAAAGGTCCATGGCCTGTTTACCAAGGCCAACGACGAGGCCTGTGCCCAGTTCCCCGAGGACCGGCGCGCCACCTATCAGTCTCTGAAGCTGCAAGGTATCCTCGACGCGCCGGTGAATCTCTGCATCACCTGCGACCGCGACCGGGGCGGCCCGGTGGTCCTGGGCCGCACCCACCAGCCGGAAATGGACCTCTACTCCACCGTCTGCGCCGTGCAGAACCTGTGGCTCGCCGCCCGCGCCGAGGGCCTAGGCGTCGGCTGGGTCTCCATCCTCGACCCGGAGGCGCTCAAGACCGTACTCGAAATCCCCGAGAAGCTAACGGTAATCGCCTATCTCTGCATCGGCTGGGTGTCGGCATTCCACGATATGCCGGACCTGGAAAGGAAAGGCTGGCGGGAACGGATGGGGCTGGAGGGGGTGGTGCATTGGGAGGGGTGGTGA
- the kdsA gene encoding 3-deoxy-8-phosphooctulonate synthase, whose protein sequence is MSKHLHVTAGSVTFGNDLPLAIIAGPCQMESRDHAIEMAVALKELAYRLNIGLVFKASFDKANRTSLGGERGIGMEKALPVFAEIREKVGLPVLTDVHEIAQCAPVAEVVDILQIPAFLCRQTDLLIAAAHTGKVVNVKKGQFLAPWDMRNVVTKVTESGNPNVMLTERGTSFGYNTLVVDMRGLPRMALDAGAPVIFDATHSVQQPGGQGGSSGGQREYAPVLARAAVAVGVAGLFIETHPDPDKAPSDGPNMIALKDLGGLLETLIRFDQVAKAHPVIL, encoded by the coding sequence ATGAGCAAGCATCTTCACGTCACCGCCGGTTCCGTGACCTTTGGCAATGATCTGCCCCTGGCCATCATCGCCGGGCCCTGTCAGATGGAAAGCCGCGACCATGCCATCGAGATGGCCGTGGCGCTGAAGGAACTGGCCTATCGGCTGAATATCGGTCTGGTGTTCAAGGCCTCCTTCGACAAAGCCAACCGCACCAGCCTGGGCGGAGAGCGGGGCATCGGCATGGAAAAAGCCCTGCCGGTGTTCGCCGAGATCCGCGAAAAGGTCGGCCTGCCGGTGCTCACCGATGTGCATGAGATCGCCCAATGTGCCCCGGTGGCGGAGGTAGTGGATATTCTGCAAATTCCGGCTTTTCTTTGCCGCCAGACCGACTTGCTGATCGCCGCCGCCCATACCGGGAAGGTGGTCAACGTCAAGAAGGGCCAGTTCCTGGCGCCTTGGGACATGCGCAACGTGGTCACCAAGGTCACCGAGAGCGGCAATCCCAACGTCATGCTCACCGAGCGCGGCACGTCATTCGGTTACAACACCCTGGTGGTCGACATGCGGGGCCTGCCGCGCATGGCCCTGGATGCCGGGGCGCCGGTGATCTTCGACGCCACCCATTCGGTGCAGCAACCGGGCGGGCAGGGGGGCTCCTCGGGCGGTCAGCGGGAATATGCCCCGGTCCTGGCCCGCGCCGCCGTCGCCGTCGGCGTCGCCGGTCTGTTTATCGAGACCCACCCGGACCCGGACAAAGCCCCCTCCGACGGCCCCAACATGATCGCCCTGAAAGACCTGGGCGGGCTGTTGGAGACCTTGATCCGGTTCGATCAGGTGGCGAAGGCGCATCCGGTGATCCTGTAG
- a CDS encoding CTP synthase, which produces MARFIFITGGVVSSLGKGLASAALGALLQARGFNVRLRKLDPYLNVDPGTMSPYQHGEVFVTDDGAETDLDLGHYERFTGVPSAQSDNVTTGRIYSDVIAKERRGDYLGATIQVIPHVTDGIKEFIRSNIGEEDFILCEIGGTVGDIESLPFLEAIRQFGNEVGPGQVLYMHMTLVPYIPAAGELKTKPTQHSVKELQQVGIHPNVLLCRSDRELPAGERRKIALFCNVREEAVIPCLDVDSIYKVPLSYHAEGLDDVVCKHFGLAAPAPDLSIWEEIAGRVVNPEGDVTIAVVGKYTELLDAYKSLAEALTHGGIANQVQVKLRWIEAEIFEEEDAVQHLEGVHGILVPGGFGERGAEGKISAVTFARERGVPYFGICFGMQMAVVEAARNLAGIPRANSTEFGPCDEPVVGLMTEWMGEDGVEQRDAETDLGGTMRLGAYDCETMPATKARAIYGQAMISERHRHRYEVNLNYKMRLEAAGMVFSGLSPDGLLPEIVEFPDHPWFVAVQFHPELKSKPFDPHPLFTSFIEAAVKQSRLV; this is translated from the coding sequence ATGGCGCGATTTATTTTCATCACCGGCGGCGTGGTCTCCTCTCTTGGAAAAGGTTTGGCCTCGGCTGCTCTGGGAGCTCTGCTGCAGGCGCGCGGATTCAATGTCCGCCTGCGCAAACTGGACCCTTATCTCAACGTCGACCCGGGGACCATGAGTCCCTATCAGCACGGCGAGGTGTTTGTCACTGATGACGGCGCCGAAACCGATCTGGACCTGGGCCACTACGAACGGTTTACCGGCGTTCCATCGGCCCAGAGCGACAATGTGACCACCGGGCGGATCTATTCCGACGTGATCGCCAAGGAACGGCGCGGAGACTATCTCGGCGCCACCATCCAGGTGATTCCCCATGTCACCGACGGCATCAAGGAGTTCATTCGCAGCAATATCGGCGAGGAAGACTTCATCCTCTGCGAGATCGGTGGCACGGTGGGTGATATCGAGAGCCTGCCGTTCCTGGAGGCCATTCGTCAGTTCGGCAACGAAGTGGGGCCGGGGCAGGTGCTCTATATGCATATGACCTTGGTGCCCTATATTCCGGCGGCGGGGGAGTTGAAGACCAAGCCGACCCAGCACTCGGTGAAGGAATTGCAGCAGGTGGGTATCCATCCCAATGTGCTGCTCTGTCGCTCCGACCGCGAACTGCCCGCCGGGGAACGGCGCAAGATCGCACTGTTTTGCAACGTGCGCGAGGAAGCGGTGATTCCCTGCCTGGACGTGGACAGCATCTACAAGGTGCCGCTGAGCTACCATGCCGAGGGCCTGGACGATGTGGTCTGCAAGCACTTCGGCCTGGCCGCCCCGGCGCCGGACCTGAGCATTTGGGAGGAAATCGCCGGTCGGGTGGTCAATCCCGAGGGCGATGTGACCATTGCCGTGGTCGGCAAGTACACGGAACTTTTGGATGCGTACAAGTCCTTGGCCGAAGCGCTGACCCACGGCGGCATTGCTAATCAGGTTCAGGTCAAGCTGCGGTGGATCGAGGCTGAGATCTTCGAAGAGGAAGACGCCGTCCAGCATTTGGAAGGGGTGCATGGCATCCTGGTGCCGGGTGGATTCGGCGAGCGCGGCGCGGAAGGTAAAATTTCCGCCGTGACCTTTGCCCGCGAGCGCGGCGTGCCCTATTTCGGCATCTGCTTTGGCATGCAGATGGCGGTGGTCGAGGCGGCGCGTAATCTGGCCGGCATCCCGCGCGCCAACTCCACGGAATTCGGTCCCTGCGACGAACCGGTGGTCGGTCTGATGACCGAATGGATGGGCGAGGACGGGGTCGAGCAGCGTGACGCCGAAACCGATCTGGGCGGCACCATGCGTCTGGGCGCCTATGACTGCGAGACCATGCCCGCCACCAAGGCCCGCGCGATTTATGGTCAAGCCATGATCAGCGAACGCCACCGGCATCGCTATGAGGTCAACTTGAACTACAAGATGCGTCTGGAGGCCGCCGGGATGGTGTTTTCCGGCCTGTCACCGGACGGATTGTTGCCGGAGATCGTCGAATTCCCGGATCACCCCTGGTTCGTTGCCGTGCAGTTCCATCCGGAATTGAAGTCCAAGCCTTTCGATCCGCATCCGCTGTTCACCTCGTTTATCGAAGCAGCGGTCAAACAGTCCCGTTTGGTGTAA
- the secG gene encoding preprotein translocase subunit SecG: MTTVLLVIHLLIAIAMVVLILLQRSEGGALGMGGGGGGGGGGGMSGFMTGRATANLLTRATAVLAAAFMATSLTLALMANNTGKPTSILDGGTKPGAESSAIPETETVVPAAPAEPEKPAAPAAPLAE; encoded by the coding sequence ATGACCACCGTCCTGCTCGTCATTCATCTGTTGATTGCCATTGCCATGGTGGTCCTGATTCTGCTGCAACGCTCAGAAGGCGGTGCCTTGGGTATGGGCGGCGGCGGCGGCGGCGGCGGTGGTGGCGGCATGAGCGGTTTCATGACCGGTCGCGCCACGGCCAATCTGTTGACCCGGGCCACGGCTGTTCTGGCTGCCGCCTTTATGGCTACCAGCCTGACCCTGGCCCTGATGGCCAACAATACCGGCAAGCCAACCTCGATTCTCGATGGTGGCACCAAGCCCGGAGCCGAATCTTCCGCCATACCGGAGACCGAAACGGTGGTTCCCGCTGCCCCGGCCGAGCCTGAAAAGCCCGCCGCCCCGGCTGCGCCGTTGGCTGAATAG
- the tpiA gene encoding triose-phosphate isomerase, whose product MSARRPMIAGNWKMNGLLADGKALAAGVADKRKGIGADAPFDILVCPPFPLITTVVDAVAGSGVAVGGQDCHMNVSGAHTGDTSATMLKDAGCGFAIVGHSERRTDHGETDATVKAKAEAALAAGLKVIVCIGETLEEREAGKTIDINKSQLNGSLPDGATAENCIVAYEPVWAIGTGKVATPEQAQEVHAAIRAELTAMVGGDIAGGMRILYGGSMKPGNAAELMGQADIDGGLIGGAALKVEDFWGIAEAAK is encoded by the coding sequence ATGAGCGCACGGCGTCCGATGATCGCTGGTAACTGGAAAATGAATGGCCTGCTGGCCGACGGCAAGGCCTTGGCCGCCGGGGTGGCTGACAAGCGCAAGGGGATCGGGGCTGACGCGCCGTTCGATATCCTGGTCTGCCCGCCGTTTCCGCTGATCACGACGGTGGTTGACGCGGTGGCCGGAAGCGGCGTTGCCGTGGGCGGTCAGGATTGTCACATGAATGTCAGCGGGGCCCATACCGGCGATACCAGCGCCACCATGCTGAAAGACGCCGGTTGCGGCTTTGCCATCGTTGGCCATTCCGAACGCCGCACCGACCACGGCGAGACCGACGCCACGGTCAAGGCCAAGGCCGAAGCCGCCCTGGCCGCCGGGCTCAAGGTCATCGTCTGCATCGGTGAGACATTGGAAGAGCGCGAGGCGGGCAAGACCATCGATATCAATAAGAGCCAGCTCAACGGCTCGCTGCCCGATGGCGCCACCGCCGAGAATTGCATCGTTGCCTACGAGCCCGTCTGGGCCATTGGCACTGGCAAGGTGGCGACCCCGGAACAGGCTCAGGAAGTTCATGCGGCCATCCGTGCCGAACTCACCGCCATGGTCGGGGGTGACATCGCCGGTGGCATGCGGATCCTCTATGGCGGATCCATGAAACCCGGCAATGCCGCCGAGCTGATGGGCCAAGCCGACATCGACGGCGGGCTGATCGGTGGCGCGGCCCTCAAGGTCGAGGATTTCTGGGGCATCGCCGAAGCGGCGAAGTAA